A genome region from Crossiella equi includes the following:
- a CDS encoding primosomal protein N' encodes MLPVARIAVDVPLPHLDRPFDYLVPDKYAEDAVPGCRVRVRFAGQLVDGFLLERVESSEYGKKLAYLERVLSAEPVLSPEVLALCRAVADRYAGTLIDVLRLAVPPRHAKAEAAPHREVAPVPPAPDPAGWARYPRGAAYLEALRGRGAHAVWQALPGEDWPARLAEAAAQVAASGRGAVLVVPDHRDLARVHAACVRVVGEQAVVALAAELGPAERYKRWLAVRRGAVRVVVGTRAAAFAPVADPGLLVVWDDGDDLHSDPRMPYPHTRDVLMQRAHATGAALLVAGFARTAEAALLVRTGWAHEIVAARDQIRVHAPRVTSIGEDDRQETRDAAARAARLPSVAFEAARGALAAGRPVLVQVPRRGYVPALACGGCRAPARCRRCAGPLALPAGGGDVPRPAACRWCGAAEAGFSCPACGSRRLRFVVVGAKRTAEELGRAFPGFAVRTSGADEVLAEVPPKPALVVTTPGAEPFVAGGYGAALLLDGWAMLARSDLRATEEALRRWLTAAALVRGAADGGRVVVIAESSLPVVQALVRWDPVWHADQELDQRAELGFPPAVRIATIDGGPDAVNDFLDGLTLPPTAQILGPVPLETRGPQEEDRERALIRVPRTDGRALSAALHDAVAARTARKEPELVRVRLDPLELI; translated from the coding sequence GTGCTGCCCGTGGCCCGGATCGCCGTGGACGTCCCGCTGCCGCACCTGGACCGGCCCTTCGACTACCTGGTGCCCGACAAGTACGCCGAGGACGCGGTGCCCGGTTGCCGGGTGCGGGTGCGGTTCGCCGGGCAGCTGGTCGACGGGTTCCTGCTGGAGCGTGTGGAGTCCAGCGAGTACGGCAAGAAGCTCGCCTACCTGGAGCGGGTGCTCTCCGCCGAGCCGGTGCTCTCGCCGGAGGTGCTGGCGCTGTGCCGGGCCGTGGCCGACCGGTACGCCGGGACGTTGATCGACGTGCTGCGGCTGGCCGTGCCGCCCCGGCACGCCAAGGCCGAGGCCGCGCCGCACCGGGAGGTCGCACCGGTGCCCCCGGCCCCCGATCCCGCCGGCTGGGCCCGGTACCCCCGGGGCGCGGCGTACCTGGAGGCGTTGCGGGGGCGGGGGGCGCACGCGGTGTGGCAGGCCCTGCCCGGGGAGGACTGGCCCGCCCGGCTGGCCGAGGCCGCCGCGCAGGTAGCCGCGAGCGGGCGCGGGGCGGTGCTCGTGGTGCCCGACCACCGGGACCTCGCCCGGGTGCACGCCGCCTGCGTGCGGGTGGTGGGGGAGCAGGCCGTGGTCGCCCTGGCCGCCGAGCTCGGTCCCGCCGAGCGGTACAAGCGGTGGCTGGCGGTCCGGCGCGGGGCCGTGCGCGTGGTCGTGGGCACCCGGGCCGCCGCGTTCGCCCCCGTCGCCGACCCGGGGCTGCTGGTCGTCTGGGACGACGGCGACGACCTGCACTCCGACCCCCGCATGCCCTACCCGCACACCCGGGACGTGCTCATGCAACGCGCCCACGCCACCGGGGCCGCGCTGCTCGTCGCCGGGTTCGCCCGCACCGCCGAGGCCGCCCTGCTGGTCCGCACCGGCTGGGCGCACGAGATCGTCGCCGCCCGTGACCAGATCCGCGTGCACGCCCCCCGGGTCACCTCCATCGGCGAGGATGACCGGCAGGAGACCCGCGACGCCGCCGCCCGCGCCGCCCGCCTGCCCTCGGTGGCCTTCGAGGCCGCGCGCGGCGCCCTGGCCGCGGGCCGTCCCGTACTGGTCCAGGTGCCCCGCCGCGGCTACGTGCCCGCCCTGGCCTGCGGCGGCTGCCGGGCCCCCGCCCGCTGCCGCCGCTGCGCCGGACCGCTCGCCCTGCCCGCCGGGGGCGGCGACGTGCCCCGCCCCGCGGCCTGCCGCTGGTGCGGCGCGGCCGAGGCCGGGTTCAGCTGTCCGGCCTGCGGCTCGCGACGGCTGCGGTTCGTCGTGGTCGGCGCCAAACGCACCGCCGAGGAGCTCGGCCGGGCCTTCCCCGGTTTCGCGGTGCGCACCTCCGGCGCCGACGAGGTCCTCGCCGAGGTCCCCCCGAAACCCGCCCTGGTGGTCACCACCCCGGGCGCCGAGCCGTTCGTGGCGGGCGGCTACGGCGCGGCCCTGCTCCTGGACGGCTGGGCCATGCTCGCCCGCTCCGACCTCCGCGCCACCGAGGAGGCCCTGCGCCGCTGGCTCACCGCCGCCGCCCTGGTCCGCGGCGCGGCCGACGGCGGCCGGGTGGTCGTCATCGCCGAGTCCTCCCTCCCGGTCGTCCAGGCCCTGGTCCGCTGGGACCCGGTCTGGCACGCCGACCAGGAGCTCGACCAACGAGCCGAACTGGGCTTCCCACCCGCGGTGCGCATCGCCACCATCGACGGCGGCCCGGACGCGGTCAACGACTTCCTCGACGGCCTCACCCTGCCCCCCACGGCCCAGATCCTGGGCCCGGTCCCCCTGGAAACCCGGGGTCCCCAGGAAGAGGACCGCGAACGCGCCCTCATCCGCGTCCCCCGCACCGACGGCCGAGCCCTGTCCGCGGCCCTGCACGACGCGGTGGCCGCCCGCACGGCCCGCAAGGAACCGGAACTGGTCCGCGTCCGCCTGGACCCCCTCGAACTGATCTGA
- the metK gene encoding methionine adenosyltransferase gives MSRQNTRLFTSESVTEGHPDKICDAISDAILDGLLSKDPRSRVAVETLITTGQVHVAGEVTTEAYADIPTIVRDVILEIGYDSSAKGFDGHSCGVNVAIGSQSPDIAQGVDTAHESRVEGAEDEIDKQGAGDQGLMFGYATTDTPELMPLPIALAHRLSRRLTRVRKDGVLPYLRPDGKTQVTIEYAGDRPVRLDTVVVSSQHAADIDLEQMLAVDIREQVVLPELAGLDIDTTDVRLLVNPTGRFVIGGPMGDAGLTGRKIIVDTYGGMARHGGGAFSGKDPSKVDRSAAYAMRWVAKNVVAAGLASRAEVQVAYAIGKAAPVGLFVETFGTETVDPEKIQQAITEVFDLRPAAIIRDLDLLRPIYGPTAAYGHFGRTDIDLPWERTDRADALKSLLV, from the coding sequence GTGAGCCGTCAGAACACCCGTCTCTTCACCAGTGAGTCCGTGACAGAGGGGCACCCGGACAAGATCTGTGACGCCATCAGCGACGCGATCCTGGACGGCCTGCTCAGCAAGGACCCGCGCAGCCGCGTCGCGGTGGAGACGCTCATCACCACCGGCCAGGTGCACGTCGCGGGCGAGGTGACCACCGAGGCGTACGCGGACATCCCGACCATCGTCCGGGACGTCATCCTCGAGATCGGCTACGACTCCTCGGCCAAGGGCTTCGACGGGCACTCCTGTGGCGTGAACGTGGCCATCGGCTCGCAGTCCCCGGACATCGCGCAGGGCGTGGACACCGCGCACGAGTCGCGTGTCGAGGGCGCCGAGGACGAGATCGACAAGCAGGGCGCGGGCGACCAGGGCCTGATGTTCGGCTACGCCACCACGGACACCCCCGAGCTGATGCCGCTGCCGATCGCGCTGGCGCACCGGCTGTCCCGCCGCCTGACCCGGGTCCGCAAGGACGGCGTGCTGCCGTACCTGCGCCCGGACGGCAAGACCCAGGTCACCATCGAGTACGCCGGTGACCGCCCGGTCCGCCTGGACACCGTGGTCGTCTCCTCCCAGCACGCCGCGGACATCGACCTCGAGCAGATGCTCGCCGTCGACATCCGCGAGCAGGTCGTGCTGCCCGAGCTCGCGGGCCTGGACATCGACACCACCGACGTGCGCCTGCTGGTCAACCCGACCGGCCGCTTCGTCATCGGTGGCCCCATGGGCGACGCGGGCCTGACCGGCCGCAAGATCATCGTCGACACCTACGGCGGCATGGCCCGCCACGGTGGCGGCGCCTTCTCCGGCAAGGACCCGTCGAAGGTCGACCGCTCCGCCGCCTACGCCATGCGCTGGGTCGCCAAGAACGTCGTCGCCGCGGGCCTGGCCTCGCGCGCCGAGGTCCAGGTCGCCTACGCGATCGGCAAGGCCGCCCCGGTGGGCCTGTTCGTCGAGACCTTCGGCACCGAGACCGTCGACCCGGAGAAGATCCAGCAGGCCATCACCGAGGTCTTCGACCTCCGCCCGGCCGCCATCATCCGCGACCTGGACCTGCTCCGGCCGATCTACGGCCCGACCGCCGCGTACGGCCACTTCGGCCGCACCGACATCGACCTGCCGTGGGAGCGCACCGACCGCGCCGACGCGCTGAAGTCGCTGCTGGTCTGA
- the coaBC gene encoding bifunctional phosphopantothenoylcysteine decarboxylase/phosphopantothenate--cysteine ligase CoaBC has protein sequence MTSSQAEHRPRVVLGVGGGIAAYKACEVLRRLTESGHAVRVVPTRAALNFVGAATFEALSGQPVATGVFTDVPEVPHVRIGQTADLVVVAPATADLMAKAAAGMADDLLTGTLLTARCPVLMVPAMHTEMWEHPATQANVATLRSRGVTVVEPASGRLTGKDTGKGRLPEPSEIVALATLLLERPDALPRDMTGLRVAVSAGGTREPLDPVRYLTNRSSGKQGYALARVAAQRGAEVTLVSTVTGGALADPAGVRVVPVGTAEQLHAAMLDAAAEADVVVMAAAVADFRPAAFVDHKIKKTEGSEPSPLELRRNPDILVELVKGRRPGQLVVGFAAETGDPGGDVLDHARVKLARKGCDLLVVNSVGEGKAFEVEHNSGWLLTADGAEAPIPQGSKARFASTVWDAVLRLSRPAGS, from the coding sequence GTGACCTCGTCACAAGCTGAGCACCGGCCGCGGGTCGTGCTCGGGGTGGGTGGCGGTATCGCCGCCTACAAGGCCTGCGAGGTCCTGCGCAGGCTCACCGAGTCCGGCCACGCGGTGCGCGTGGTCCCCACGCGGGCCGCGCTGAACTTCGTCGGCGCCGCCACCTTCGAGGCCCTGTCCGGGCAGCCGGTGGCCACCGGGGTGTTCACCGACGTGCCCGAGGTGCCGCACGTGCGCATCGGGCAGACCGCCGACCTCGTCGTGGTCGCCCCCGCCACCGCCGACCTGATGGCCAAGGCGGCGGCGGGCATGGCCGACGACCTGCTCACCGGCACGCTGCTCACCGCGCGCTGCCCGGTGCTGATGGTCCCCGCCATGCACACCGAGATGTGGGAGCACCCCGCCACCCAGGCCAACGTGGCCACCCTGCGCTCGCGCGGGGTGACCGTGGTCGAACCCGCCAGCGGACGCCTCACCGGCAAGGACACCGGCAAGGGCCGGTTGCCCGAGCCCAGCGAGATCGTCGCGCTGGCCACCCTGCTGCTGGAACGCCCCGACGCGCTGCCCCGTGACATGACCGGCCTGCGCGTCGCGGTCTCCGCCGGGGGCACCCGGGAACCCCTGGACCCCGTGCGGTACCTGACCAACCGGTCCTCCGGCAAACAGGGCTACGCGCTGGCCCGGGTGGCCGCCCAGCGCGGCGCCGAGGTCACCCTCGTCTCCACCGTCACCGGCGGCGCGCTCGCCGACCCGGCCGGTGTGCGCGTGGTCCCGGTCGGCACCGCCGAGCAGCTGCACGCCGCGATGCTCGACGCCGCCGCCGAGGCCGACGTGGTGGTCATGGCCGCCGCGGTCGCCGACTTCCGGCCCGCCGCGTTCGTGGATCACAAAATTAAGAAAACGGAAGGTTCCGAGCCGTCACCGCTTGAACTCCGCCGAAACCCTGACATCCTGGTGGAGCTGGTCAAGGGACGACGGCCGGGTCAACTGGTCGTCGGGTTCGCCGCGGAGACTGGAGATCCAGGCGGCGATGTGCTGGACCACGCGCGGGTGAAGCTCGCCCGCAAGGGTTGTGACCTGCTGGTCGTCAACTCGGTGGGTGAAGGCAAGGCCTTCGAGGTCGAGCACAACTCGGGATGGCTGCTCACGGCAGACGGCGCAGAGGCGCCCATCCCACAGGGCTCGAAAGCCCGGTTCGCGTCCACAGTGTGGGACGCGGTCCTGCGGCTTTCCCGTCCTGCTGGCTCTTGA
- the rpoZ gene encoding DNA-directed RNA polymerase subunit omega, with product MSIPTELGVLAEPANTPLGITNPPIDDLLEKVSSKYALVIYAAKRARQINDYYAQLGEGLLEYVGPLVEPGAREKPLSIAMREIHAGVLEHTEGE from the coding sequence GTGAGCATCCCCACGGAGCTGGGCGTGCTGGCCGAACCCGCCAACACCCCGCTGGGCATCACCAACCCGCCGATCGACGACCTGCTCGAGAAGGTCAGCTCGAAGTACGCGCTGGTGATCTACGCCGCCAAGCGGGCCCGCCAGATCAACGACTACTACGCGCAGCTGGGCGAAGGCCTGCTCGAGTACGTCGGCCCCCTCGTGGAGCCGGGTGCCCGGGAGAAGCCGCTGTCCATCGCCATGCGCGAGATCCACGCCGGTGTGCTCGAGCACACCGAGGGCGAGTGA
- the gmk gene encoding guanylate kinase: protein MTQANTRGRLVVLAGPSGVGKSSVVGRLRQVMPDLWFSVSATTRAPRPGEEDGRDYHFVSAAEFDRMIADGELLEWAEIHRGTHRSGTPRGPIEARLAEGHPILVEVDLQGARAIREAAPEAVQVFLAPPSWEVLVGRLVGRGTEPESVVRRRLTTAKEELAAQSEFDVVIVNHDVRRAAEDLVTLLTGTDTVPVRNRGAGASE from the coding sequence GTGACTCAGGCGAACACGAGGGGCCGGCTGGTGGTACTGGCCGGCCCCTCGGGCGTTGGCAAGAGCAGTGTGGTCGGGCGGCTCCGCCAGGTGATGCCCGACCTGTGGTTCAGCGTCTCGGCCACCACCAGGGCCCCGCGCCCCGGTGAGGAGGACGGCCGGGACTACCACTTCGTCAGCGCGGCCGAGTTCGACCGCATGATCGCCGATGGCGAGCTGCTGGAGTGGGCGGAGATCCACCGGGGCACCCACCGCTCGGGCACCCCGCGCGGGCCCATCGAGGCCCGCCTGGCCGAAGGCCACCCGATCCTGGTCGAGGTCGACCTGCAGGGCGCGCGGGCCATCCGCGAGGCCGCCCCCGAGGCGGTCCAGGTGTTCCTGGCCCCGCCGAGCTGGGAGGTCCTGGTGGGCCGCCTGGTCGGCCGCGGCACCGAGCCCGAGTCGGTGGTGCGGCGCAGGCTGACCACCGCCAAGGAGGAGCTGGCCGCCCAGTCCGAGTTCGACGTCGTCATCGTCAACCACGACGTGCGACGCGCCGCCGAGGACTTGGTAACCTTGTTGACCGGCACGGATACCGTTCCGGTGCGCAACCGAGGAGCAGGAGCAAGCGAGTGA
- the mihF gene encoding integration host factor, actinobacterial type — MALPQLTEEQRAAALEKAAAARRARAELKERLKRGGTNLSEVLKQAETDEVLGKMKVSALLEALPGVGKVRAAQIMERLEIATSRRLRGLGERQRKALLTEFSSE, encoded by the coding sequence GTGGCCCTTCCCCAGCTGACCGAGGAGCAGCGGGCCGCAGCGTTGGAGAAGGCGGCTGCGGCTCGTCGGGCCCGCGCGGAGCTCAAGGAGCGCCTGAAGCGTGGCGGCACCAACCTGAGCGAGGTGCTCAAGCAGGCGGAGACTGACGAGGTTCTGGGCAAGATGAAGGTCTCTGCCCTCCTCGAGGCCCTTCCCGGCGTTGGCAAGGTCCGCGCCGCTCAGATCATGGAGCGGCTCGAGATCGCGACGAGCCGTCGCCTGCGCGGCCTTGGTGAGCGTCAGCGCAAGGCGCTGCTCACCGAGTTCAGCAGCGAGTGA
- the pyrF gene encoding orotidine-5'-phosphate decarboxylase gives MTFGQKLHAAVSARGPLCAGIDPHPGLLAAWGLAADVAGLERFARTTVEALADRVAVLKPQSAFFEAYGSRGVAVLERVIADSREAGALVLVDAKRGDIGSTMAAYAAAYLTEGSPLAGDAVTVSPYLGFGSLDPALRAAEENGRGIFVLALTSNPEARTVQSAVGEDGKTISQAMVDAVAEVNSGAAPLGSAGVVIGATVGRHGLELSQLNGPILAPGYGAQGAGPAELKAVFGDALPLVLPTSSRDILKHGPDVGALREAAARTLAEVAELSSV, from the coding sequence CTGACGTTCGGACAGAAGCTGCACGCAGCGGTCTCCGCCCGGGGACCGCTGTGTGCGGGCATCGACCCCCACCCGGGCCTGCTGGCCGCCTGGGGCCTGGCCGCGGACGTGGCGGGCCTGGAGCGGTTCGCGCGCACCACCGTGGAGGCCTTGGCCGACCGCGTGGCCGTGCTCAAGCCGCAGTCGGCCTTCTTCGAGGCCTACGGCAGCCGGGGCGTCGCGGTACTCGAACGGGTGATTGCGGACAGTCGGGAGGCCGGGGCCCTGGTGCTCGTGGACGCCAAACGGGGTGATATCGGGTCCACGATGGCGGCCTATGCGGCGGCATATCTGACCGAAGGTTCACCTTTGGCCGGCGACGCCGTGACTGTTTCACCATATTTGGGTTTTGGTTCTCTGGACCCGGCACTGCGCGCGGCGGAGGAAAACGGGCGGGGAATTTTCGTGCTCGCCCTCACATCCAACCCGGAGGCGCGGACCGTCCAGTCGGCGGTCGGCGAAGACGGCAAGACGATCTCCCAGGCCATGGTGGACGCGGTCGCGGAGGTCAACTCCGGGGCCGCCCCGCTGGGCAGCGCCGGGGTGGTCATCGGCGCCACGGTGGGTCGTCACGGTCTGGAGTTGTCGCAGCTCAACGGTCCAATTTTGGCTCCCGGATACGGCGCGCAGGGCGCCGGTCCGGCCGAGCTGAAAGCGGTTTTCGGCGACGCTCTGCCGCTCGTCCTGCCGACCAGTTCGCGCGACATCCTGAAGCACGGACCGGACGTCGGAGCACTTCGCGAGGCCGCTGCCAGGACCCTTGCCGAGGTGGCGGAGCTGTCCTCCGTGTGA
- the carB gene encoding carbamoyl-phosphate synthase large subunit, whose translation MPKRTDIKHVLVIGSGPIVIGQACEFDYSGTQACRVLREEGLRVSLVNSNPATIMTDPEFADATYVEPITPEFVEKVIAKERPDAILATLGGQTALNTAIALHERGTLAKYDVELIGADIDAIERGEDRQKFKDIVASIGGETPRSRVCHTMEEVRATVAEVGLPVVIRPSFTMGGLGSGMAYTDEELERLASIGLAESPVTEVLIEESVLGWKEYELELMRDHRDNVVVICSIENIDPMGVHTGDSVTVAPAMTLTDREYQHMRDVGIDVLRAVGVDTGGCNIQFAIHPETGRMVVIEMNPRVSRSSALASKATGFPIAKIAAKLAIGYTLDEIRNDITQETPASFEPTLDYVVVKVPRFAFEKFPGADPTLTTTMKSVGEAMSIGRNFTEALGKALRSMETKAAGFWTRPDPEDATLESVLAKLERGHDGRLYNVDLALRLGATVQQVHEASGIDPWFVDQIASLVELREEILAAPVLDAQLLRRAKRAGLSDRQIAVLRSELAGEDGVRTLRHKLGVRPVYKTVDTCAAEFAAKTPYHYSAYELDPDAECEVAPQPDKPKVLILGSGPNRIGQGIEFDYSCVHAALALREAGYETVMVNCNPETVSTDYDTSDRLYFEPLTFEDVLEVVHSEQRSGTVAGVIVQLGGQTPLGLAQRLTDAGVPVVGTPAEAIHLAEDRGAFGDVLVGAGLPAPKYGTATSFAGAKKIADEIGYPVLVRPSYVLGGRGMEIVYDEQSLAGYIARATEVSPEHPVLVDRFLDDAIEIDVDALCDGTEVYLGGVMEHIEEAGIHSGDSACALPPITLGRTDIEAVRRSTEAIARGIGVKGLLNVQYALKDDVLYVLEANPRASRTVPFVSKATAVPLAKAAARVMLGAKIAELRTEGMLPAQGDGAELPANAPVAVKEAVLPFHRFRTPEGKGVDSLLGPEMKSTGEVMGIDVSFGEAFAKSQAASYGSLPTSGKVFVSVANRDKRAMVFPIKRLADLGFEILATDGTAEVLRRNGIPCTVVRKHFQGTDATAGGDIVDLINEGGVDMVINTPYGNSGPRIDGYEIRTAAVARDIPCVTTVQGAAAAVHGIEALIRGDIDVRPLQALQAALKEAR comes from the coding sequence ATGCCGAAGCGCACCGACATCAAGCACGTCCTGGTGATCGGGTCCGGCCCGATCGTCATCGGCCAGGCCTGCGAGTTCGACTACTCCGGCACCCAGGCGTGCCGCGTGCTCCGGGAGGAGGGCCTGCGCGTCTCGCTGGTCAACTCCAACCCGGCCACCATCATGACCGACCCGGAGTTCGCCGACGCCACCTACGTCGAGCCGATCACCCCCGAGTTCGTCGAGAAGGTCATCGCCAAGGAGCGCCCGGACGCCATCCTGGCCACCCTCGGCGGGCAGACCGCGCTGAACACCGCGATCGCCCTGCACGAGCGCGGCACGCTGGCCAAGTACGACGTGGAGCTGATCGGCGCCGACATCGACGCCATCGAGCGCGGCGAGGACCGGCAGAAGTTCAAGGACATCGTCGCCTCCATCGGCGGCGAGACCCCGCGCAGCCGCGTCTGCCACACCATGGAGGAGGTCCGCGCCACGGTCGCCGAGGTCGGCCTGCCCGTGGTCATCCGCCCCTCCTTCACCATGGGCGGCCTCGGCTCCGGCATGGCCTACACCGACGAGGAGCTGGAGCGCCTGGCCTCCATCGGCCTCGCGGAGAGCCCGGTCACCGAGGTGCTCATCGAGGAGAGCGTGCTCGGCTGGAAGGAGTACGAGCTCGAGCTCATGCGCGACCACCGCGACAACGTGGTCGTCATCTGCTCCATCGAGAACATCGACCCGATGGGCGTGCACACCGGCGACTCGGTCACCGTCGCGCCCGCGATGACCCTCACCGACCGCGAGTACCAGCACATGCGCGACGTCGGCATCGACGTGCTGCGCGCGGTCGGCGTGGACACCGGCGGCTGCAACATCCAGTTCGCCATCCACCCCGAGACCGGCCGCATGGTCGTCATCGAGATGAACCCGCGCGTGTCCCGCTCCTCGGCGCTGGCCTCCAAGGCCACCGGCTTCCCGATCGCCAAGATCGCGGCCAAGCTGGCCATCGGCTACACCCTGGACGAGATCCGCAACGACATCACCCAGGAGACCCCGGCCTCCTTCGAGCCCACGCTCGACTACGTGGTCGTCAAGGTGCCGCGGTTCGCCTTCGAGAAGTTCCCCGGCGCCGACCCCACGCTCACCACCACCATGAAGAGCGTCGGCGAGGCCATGTCCATCGGCCGCAACTTCACCGAGGCCCTCGGCAAGGCCCTGCGCTCCATGGAGACCAAGGCCGCCGGGTTCTGGACCCGCCCGGACCCGGAGGACGCCACCCTGGAGTCCGTCCTGGCCAAGCTGGAGCGCGGGCACGACGGCCGCCTGTACAACGTCGACCTGGCCCTGCGCCTGGGCGCCACCGTGCAGCAGGTGCACGAGGCCTCCGGCATCGACCCGTGGTTCGTCGACCAGATCGCCTCCCTGGTGGAGCTGCGCGAGGAGATCCTGGCCGCGCCGGTGCTGGACGCGCAGCTGCTGCGCCGCGCCAAGCGCGCGGGCCTGTCCGACCGCCAGATCGCCGTGCTGCGCTCCGAGCTGGCCGGTGAGGACGGTGTCCGCACCCTGCGCCACAAGCTCGGCGTGCGCCCGGTGTACAAGACGGTGGACACCTGCGCCGCGGAGTTCGCGGCCAAGACCCCGTACCACTACTCCGCCTACGAGCTCGACCCCGACGCCGAGTGCGAGGTCGCGCCGCAGCCGGACAAGCCGAAGGTGCTCATCCTCGGCTCCGGGCCCAACCGCATCGGCCAGGGCATCGAGTTCGACTACTCCTGCGTGCACGCCGCGCTCGCCCTGCGCGAGGCCGGGTACGAGACGGTGATGGTCAACTGCAACCCGGAGACCGTCTCCACCGACTACGACACCTCCGACCGCCTCTACTTCGAGCCGCTGACCTTCGAGGACGTCCTCGAGGTGGTGCACTCCGAGCAGCGCTCCGGCACCGTCGCGGGCGTCATCGTGCAGCTGGGCGGCCAGACCCCGCTCGGCCTGGCGCAGCGCCTGACCGACGCGGGCGTGCCCGTGGTCGGCACCCCGGCCGAGGCCATCCACCTCGCCGAGGACCGCGGCGCCTTCGGCGACGTGCTGGTCGGCGCGGGCCTGCCCGCCCCCAAGTACGGCACCGCCACCTCCTTCGCCGGCGCGAAGAAGATCGCCGACGAGATCGGCTACCCGGTGCTGGTCCGCCCCTCCTACGTACTGGGCGGCCGGGGCATGGAGATCGTCTACGACGAGCAGTCCCTGGCGGGCTACATCGCCCGGGCCACCGAGGTCAGCCCGGAGCACCCGGTGCTGGTCGACCGGTTCCTCGACGACGCCATCGAGATCGACGTGGACGCCCTGTGCGACGGCACCGAGGTCTACCTGGGCGGCGTGATGGAGCACATCGAGGAGGCCGGTATCCACTCCGGTGACTCCGCCTGCGCGCTGCCGCCCATCACGCTCGGCCGCACCGACATCGAGGCGGTCCGCCGCTCCACCGAGGCCATCGCCCGCGGCATCGGCGTCAAGGGCCTGCTGAACGTGCAGTACGCCCTCAAGGACGACGTGCTCTACGTCCTGGAGGCCAACCCGCGCGCCTCCCGCACCGTGCCGTTCGTGTCCAAGGCCACCGCGGTCCCGCTGGCCAAGGCCGCGGCGCGCGTCATGCTCGGCGCCAAGATCGCCGAGCTGCGCACCGAGGGCATGCTCCCGGCCCAGGGCGACGGGGCCGAGCTGCCCGCCAACGCCCCGGTCGCGGTCAAGGAGGCGGTCCTGCCCTTCCACCGCTTCCGCACCCCGGAGGGCAAGGGCGTGGACTCGCTGCTCGGGCCGGAGATGAAGTCCACCGGCGAGGTCATGGGCATCGACGTCTCCTTCGGCGAGGCCTTCGCCAAGTCCCAGGCCGCCTCCTACGGCTCCCTGCCCACCAGCGGCAAGGTGTTCGTCTCGGTGGCCAACCGGGACAAGCGCGCCATGGTCTTCCCGATCAAGCGCCTGGCCGACCTGGGCTTCGAGATCCTGGCCACCGACGGCACCGCCGAGGTCCTGCGCCGCAACGGCATCCCGTGCACGGTCGTGCGCAAGCACTTCCAGGGCACCGACGCCACCGCGGGCGGCGACATCGTCGACCTCATCAACGAGGGCGGCGTGGACATGGTCATCAACACCCCGTACGGCAACTCCGGGCCCCGCATCGACGGCTACGAGATCCGCACCGCCGCCGTGGCCCGCGACATCCCGTGCGTGACCACCGTGCAGGGCGCCGCGGCGGCCGTGCACGGCATCGAGGCCCTCATCCGGGGCGACATCGACGTCCGCCCGCTCCAGGCCCTCCAGGCGGCCCTCAAGGAAGCCCGGTGA